The Pseudoalteromonas sp. UG3-2 genome contains a region encoding:
- a CDS encoding S9 family peptidase yields MLKHTLIACGLIATLSACSQYQGQTSTSTQQQVADFETYSAQDFYDTTSISGSAFSPDGSKILVTSDESGIFNLYAIDVASGNKTQLTKATDSTYPVRYFPNDERILFTRDSGGNERFHLYVRLENGEVKDLTPGDNTRASFAGFSQDEKSFYILSNQRDERFMDLYKVDAQSYESTLFYKNDNNLNVQQVSNTDRYVALIRAQGNKDSDLFLLDLTAPEQPLIEISNVEHAANFSASAFSKDDNYLYYGTDAHGEFYQNWRYNINTGEHTPYVKKSWDVRFLYFSESDRYRVVGVNEDASIKVTVTDLKTQQTLELPALPEGSIKGVNFSKDESQMAFYLNSDTSPNNLYVWQVGSDKVKQLTETLNDEINPKHLVESSIVRFNSFDGLEIPGVLYKPKQASSNNPVPAIVYVHGGPGGQSMTGYSPRVQHLVNHGYAIFAVNNRGSSGYGKTFFHLDDKRHGEDDLQDIVWGKKHLQTLDWVDPERIGIMGGSYGGYMTAAALAFQPDEFEVGINVFGVTNWVRTLESIPPWWEAYRQSLYDELGDPATDKERLTRISPLFHVSNIKKPLMVVQGANDPRVLQVESDELVEAVRANGVPVEYVLFEDEGHGFSKKENRIEASQAYLEFLNTYL; encoded by the coding sequence ATGTTAAAACACACCCTAATTGCATGTGGGCTAATAGCCACTTTAAGCGCATGCAGCCAATATCAGGGGCAAACATCAACCAGCACGCAACAACAAGTCGCTGATTTTGAAACCTACTCAGCTCAAGACTTTTATGACACCACCAGTATTTCTGGTTCAGCATTTAGCCCCGATGGCAGCAAAATATTAGTCACTTCTGACGAGTCTGGCATTTTTAACCTCTATGCCATCGATGTGGCTAGCGGCAACAAAACACAGCTTACCAAGGCCACAGACTCTACTTACCCTGTGCGTTACTTTCCAAACGACGAGCGCATACTTTTCACCCGCGACAGTGGCGGTAATGAGCGCTTTCATTTGTATGTTCGGCTCGAAAATGGTGAAGTAAAAGATTTAACGCCTGGAGACAACACCCGCGCCAGCTTTGCCGGATTTAGCCAAGATGAAAAGAGCTTTTACATTCTCAGCAATCAGCGCGACGAACGTTTTATGGATCTATATAAAGTTGACGCGCAAAGCTATGAGTCAACGCTTTTCTACAAAAACGACAACAACCTAAACGTACAGCAGGTAAGTAATACCGATCGTTACGTGGCGCTGATCCGCGCTCAAGGCAACAAAGACAGCGACCTGTTTTTACTTGATTTAACCGCACCCGAACAACCACTGATAGAAATATCAAACGTTGAGCATGCGGCTAACTTTTCCGCGTCTGCATTTTCAAAAGACGATAACTACCTCTATTACGGCACCGATGCCCATGGCGAGTTTTACCAAAATTGGCGCTACAACATAAACACGGGTGAGCATACCCCCTACGTTAAAAAGTCTTGGGATGTGCGCTTTTTATACTTTTCAGAGTCAGACCGCTACCGTGTTGTTGGTGTCAATGAAGATGCCAGCATTAAAGTCACCGTTACCGACTTAAAAACCCAACAAACGCTTGAACTGCCAGCGCTGCCTGAAGGCAGTATCAAAGGGGTCAACTTTTCCAAAGATGAAAGCCAAATGGCGTTTTATCTAAACTCCGACACCTCACCAAACAACCTCTATGTTTGGCAAGTAGGTAGCGATAAGGTAAAGCAACTCACTGAAACATTAAACGATGAAATCAACCCCAAACACTTGGTTGAAAGCAGCATCGTACGCTTTAATAGCTTCGACGGCCTCGAAATACCGGGTGTACTTTATAAGCCAAAACAAGCCAGCAGCAACAACCCCGTTCCTGCCATTGTGTATGTTCATGGCGGGCCTGGAGGCCAGAGCATGACCGGTTACAGCCCAAGAGTGCAGCATTTAGTGAACCATGGCTATGCCATTTTTGCTGTCAACAACCGCGGTAGCTCCGGCTATGGTAAAACCTTCTTCCATCTGGATGATAAGCGCCACGGTGAAGACGACTTGCAAGACATAGTCTGGGGTAAAAAGCACTTACAAACTCTAGACTGGGTAGACCCTGAACGCATTGGCATTATGGGTGGCAGCTATGGCGGCTACATGACAGCCGCCGCTTTAGCGTTCCAACCAGACGAGTTTGAGGTTGGGATCAATGTCTTTGGTGTCACGAACTGGGTAAGAACCTTGGAGTCTATTCCACCTTGGTGGGAAGCCTACCGCCAATCACTGTATGACGAGTTAGGCGATCCCGCTACCGACAAAGAACGTTTGACCCGTATTTCGCCTCTGTTTCATGTCAGCAACATTAAAAAGCCGTTAATGGTGGTGCAAGGGGCCAATGATCCGCGTGTACTGCAAGTGGAAAGCGATGAGCTAGTAGAAGCCGTTCGTGCCAACGGTGTACCCGTAGAATATGTGCTATTTGAGGATGAAGGCCATGGTTTTAGCAAAAAAGAGAACCGTATTGAAGCCTCACAAGCCTATTTAGAGTTCTTAAATACGTACTTATAA
- the lodB gene encoding lysine-epsilon-oxidase maturase LodB yields the protein MTAAHQCDVLVIGAGPGGASAALTLLNHSNLSVTVLEQSDLQKMRVGESVSSSLFATLDYLQLPRQSFAPECFSATQGSSAYWGSDTAANRHAIFAPDRATFQVDREVFDLTLLEAVDNRGGSILPRCKCKQVKQRSDKQWQVTAYHPEFGERTLLARFIIDASGRSGTIANLVGAQVTQFDQLMGVGAFFHSPQHTELEQLQLLESDENGWWYSAALNNTTLVATYFSDAEQLSEMRLNRVSQWQQQLSHTQVMAKRLAGLSMIGNKLWLRPAHSQSTQFAQVANYLPVGDAACAFDPISSMGLGFAMTSGCQAARLIANEADSGLSAATQLSYQQDIAQQYQQYSALKQLFYGKEKRWPHSAFWQRRQHAAPAVA from the coding sequence ATGACTGCGGCTCATCAATGTGATGTGCTGGTTATCGGTGCCGGCCCCGGCGGGGCCAGCGCCGCACTTACCTTGCTTAATCACAGCAATTTATCGGTCACTGTATTGGAACAGTCTGATCTGCAGAAAATGCGCGTAGGAGAGAGCGTATCAAGCAGCCTGTTTGCAACACTGGATTACCTGCAGTTGCCACGGCAAAGCTTTGCGCCAGAGTGCTTTAGCGCAACGCAAGGCAGCAGCGCCTATTGGGGCAGCGACACCGCGGCCAATCGCCATGCTATTTTTGCTCCCGACCGAGCCACCTTCCAAGTTGACCGCGAGGTGTTTGATTTAACTCTACTTGAGGCGGTGGATAATCGCGGTGGCAGCATACTTCCGCGCTGCAAGTGTAAACAAGTAAAGCAGCGCAGTGATAAACAGTGGCAAGTGACGGCATATCATCCAGAGTTCGGTGAACGAACCCTGCTTGCACGTTTTATTATCGATGCCTCGGGTCGCAGCGGCACCATTGCGAACCTGGTTGGCGCTCAGGTAACGCAATTCGATCAGCTGATGGGGGTTGGTGCGTTTTTTCATTCGCCACAGCATACGGAGTTGGAGCAATTGCAGCTGTTAGAAAGCGATGAAAACGGCTGGTGGTATAGCGCCGCGCTTAATAACACCACGCTCGTTGCCACTTATTTCAGTGATGCCGAGCAGTTGTCTGAGATGCGTTTAAACCGAGTGTCGCAATGGCAGCAACAGTTAAGTCATACTCAGGTGATGGCAAAGCGCTTAGCCGGGCTTAGCATGATTGGCAATAAGCTGTGGCTGCGTCCTGCGCACAGTCAGTCGACGCAATTTGCTCAAGTGGCAAACTATCTGCCGGTTGGCGATGCCGCCTGTGCGTTTGATCCCATTTCTTCGATGGGGCTCGGCTTTGCCATGACCTCGGGCTGCCAAGCGGCTAGGCTCATTGCTAATGAGGCGGATAGCGGATTAAGTGCTGCAACTCAGCTGAGCTATCAACAGGATATTGCGCAACAGTATCAGCAATACAGTGCGTTAAAGCAGCTGTTTTATGGCAAAGAAAAACGTTGGCCGCATTCTGCTTTTTGGCAGCGTCGCCAACATGCCGCGCCAGCGGTGGCCTAA
- the lodA gene encoding CTQ-dependent lysine 6-oxidase LodA: protein MNYTLHPSVGVARLGNSDGQFYLSPDKIGGLPFEADARGNKIDHPVYQFKDDQGRIRKQGQPFKILDENNQEITLASDNVKSITWTAHVANKKAAWYAFNELQGNLLYGEDNSYHNRQTPKRNAWSEERQNLIIDPGPRTISGANAKAIFDKASAPANYPVSFPTKDDPRPGQHCPFQGELVTSLGEMLTDDEGRLVIIGGKGAAGGNEPLESYGGADTWHDDIADGTVYCTVEFNDGSKVNLSSWIVVGSPDFAPEIVNISNLSDTMFDVAVREQNLCPELYSNGEFQSSFVANYDRDIAPIIARIRGYQWVANVQSMSAFFANIFDFKDNSEANKANREAYFSYFRQPEDPATVQQTPPEQQTNQQLFEHGTEGHLPLMPLNSGSNSVSNAEDNIVDKFLTLTQTQYFLLSQWAAGHFSAEAAPLNPSGKDAFGIHYADQASVGNCVGLPMCPGIEVTWSMQNPVVYAAPYMIKDQSHGQGFPCGLDPDRDECEGGGCQPGDLTKRMACPWQADFFNCTIQNVNFTDPTVNKINQGSSTDPHMVPAPPSYYSYWWPPQSPWDVLTNQIDDQAATHLPAGQQVNYARGINSFVQMVEHWSALAFIRNQNVDAPAFPFFTETERNHQLFAYKDVPVSDITGNQADDGTDIPVFYIPDDVKSHLSSGCDKAKMLLKGLEQKMAAPIKAKPAAKKVPRSGTRTRR from the coding sequence ATGAACTACACACTTCACCCCAGCGTTGGTGTTGCGCGCTTAGGCAATAGTGACGGTCAATTTTATTTAAGCCCCGATAAGATTGGTGGCTTGCCATTTGAAGCGGATGCACGCGGCAATAAAATCGATCACCCGGTTTATCAGTTTAAAGATGATCAAGGCCGGATCCGTAAGCAAGGCCAGCCGTTTAAAATTCTCGATGAAAACAACCAAGAAATCACCTTGGCCAGTGATAACGTTAAAAGCATTACTTGGACAGCGCACGTGGCCAACAAAAAAGCAGCGTGGTATGCATTTAATGAGTTGCAAGGAAACTTGCTGTACGGTGAAGACAATAGCTATCACAATCGTCAAACCCCCAAGCGCAATGCCTGGTCTGAAGAGCGTCAAAATCTCATCATCGACCCGGGCCCGCGCACCATCTCTGGCGCCAATGCCAAGGCAATATTCGATAAAGCCAGTGCGCCGGCAAACTATCCGGTAAGCTTTCCCACGAAAGACGATCCCCGCCCTGGCCAACATTGCCCATTTCAAGGTGAGTTAGTGACATCCCTTGGTGAAATGCTTACCGACGATGAAGGCCGTTTGGTGATTATAGGTGGCAAAGGGGCTGCGGGAGGCAATGAACCGCTGGAGTCGTACGGCGGTGCCGATACTTGGCATGACGACATTGCCGATGGCACTGTGTATTGCACTGTGGAATTCAACGACGGCAGCAAAGTGAACTTGTCATCTTGGATTGTGGTGGGCTCGCCAGATTTTGCCCCAGAAATTGTCAATATTTCTAACCTCAGCGATACCATGTTTGATGTTGCCGTGCGAGAGCAAAACCTTTGCCCTGAGCTTTATAGCAATGGTGAGTTTCAAAGCAGTTTTGTAGCCAATTATGACCGTGATATTGCGCCGATTATTGCACGGATCAGAGGCTATCAATGGGTGGCTAACGTGCAGTCGATGTCGGCGTTTTTTGCTAATATTTTTGACTTTAAAGACAATTCTGAAGCCAACAAGGCGAATCGCGAGGCTTACTTTAGCTACTTTAGGCAACCAGAAGACCCTGCCACCGTGCAGCAAACGCCACCTGAACAGCAAACCAATCAGCAACTATTTGAACACGGTACTGAGGGCCACTTACCGTTAATGCCACTGAACTCAGGCAGTAATTCTGTGAGTAACGCGGAAGATAATATTGTCGATAAATTCTTAACCCTAACCCAAACCCAGTACTTTTTATTAAGCCAGTGGGCGGCAGGGCACTTTAGCGCCGAAGCTGCACCGCTAAACCCAAGCGGCAAAGATGCTTTTGGTATTCATTATGCCGATCAAGCCAGTGTCGGTAATTGTGTTGGCTTACCTATGTGTCCGGGGATTGAGGTGACGTGGAGCATGCAAAACCCAGTGGTTTATGCCGCGCCTTATATGATTAAAGACCAAAGTCATGGCCAAGGATTTCCATGTGGGTTAGACCCAGACCGCGATGAATGTGAGGGCGGTGGTTGCCAACCGGGAGACCTAACTAAGCGCATGGCCTGCCCGTGGCAAGCGGACTTTTTTAACTGCACCATTCAAAACGTTAACTTTACCGATCCCACCGTTAATAAAATCAACCAAGGAAGCAGCACCGATCCACACATGGTGCCCGCTCCACCGAGCTACTATAGCTACTGGTGGCCGCCACAAAGTCCATGGGATGTGTTAACCAACCAAATTGACGATCAGGCAGCGACCCATCTGCCTGCCGGGCAACAAGTGAATTATGCGCGAGGGATCAATAGCTTTGTGCAAATGGTTGAGCATTGGTCGGCATTGGCGTTTATTCGTAACCAAAATGTCGATGCTCCTGCCTTTCCATTTTTTACGGAAACCGAGCGCAATCATCAACTGTTTGCTTATAAAGATGTTCCAGTGTCGGACATTACTGGCAATCAGGCGGACGATGGCACCGATATTCCGGTGTTTTATATTCCAGACGACGTTAAAAGCCATTTATCGTCGGGCTGCGATAAAGCAAAAATGTTGCTCAAAGGGTTAGAGCAAAAAATGGCGGCGCCAATTAAGGCCAAACCTGCAGCGAAAAAAGTGCCACGCAGTGGTACTCGAACTAGAAGGTAG